In Macrotis lagotis isolate mMagLag1 chromosome 8, bilby.v1.9.chrom.fasta, whole genome shotgun sequence, a single genomic region encodes these proteins:
- the TMEM43 gene encoding transmembrane protein 43 isoform X2, which translates to MNLSRNYADTSNRKEHVKITTDHQPGFLERLSETSGGMFVGLMTFLLSFYLIFTNEGRALRTATSLAEGLSLVVPLNSIHSVAPENEGRLVHLVGSLRTSKLLSDPNYGVFIPAVKLKRQVEMYQWVESEESREYMEDGQVKTERRYSYNTEWRSEVVNSRNFDREIGHKNPSAMAVESFTAVAPFVQIGRFFLSAGLIDKIDNFKALSLAHMEDPHVDIIRRGDYFYHSENPKYPEVGDVRVAFSYAGLSGDDPNLGPAHVVTVIARQRGDQLVPYTTKSGDTLLLLHHGDFTEEEVFQREHQSNSMKTWGFRGAGWMAMFVGINLMTRILYTLVDWFPFFRDLVNIGLKAFAFCVATSLTLLTISAGWLFYRPLWALAIGLLAIIPILIARTRAPAKKQE; encoded by the exons ATGAACCTATCCAGGAAC tACGCTGATACAAGTAACAGAAAAGAACATGTCAAAATTACAACTGACCACCAGCCAGGTTTTTTGGAGCGTCTCAGTGAAACGTCGGGGGGCATGTTTGTTGGATTGATGAcatttttactttccttctacCTGATCTTTACTAATGAG GGCCGGGCCTTGAGGACGGCAACTTCGCTTGCTGAGGGACTCTCGCTTGTGGTTCCCCTTAACAGCATCCACAGTGTGGCCCCAGAGAATGAGGGCAGACTCGTGCACTTGGTTGGCTCCCTCCGGACATCCAAG CTCTTGTCTGATCCCAATTATGGGGTCTTCATCCCTGCAGTGAAATTGAAGCGACAAGTGGAGATGTACCAATGGGTGGAGTCGGAAGAGTCCAG GGAATACATGGAGGATGGTCAAGTGAAGACCGAGAGGAGATACTCCTATA atACCGAGTGGAGATCAGAAGTTGTGAACAGCAGGAACTTTGACCGAGAGATTGGCCATAAAAATCCCAG tGCCATGGCCGTAGAGTCCTTCACAGCTGTTGCGCCTTTTGTTCAAATTGGCAGGTTCTTCCTTTCTGCAG GTCTTATTGACAAAATTGACAACTTCAAAGCACTGAGCCTGGCCCACATGGAGGACCCCCATGTCGACATCATCCGCCGAGGAGACTATTTCTATCACAGCGAGAACCCCAAGTACCCAGAA GTTGGAGATGTACGGGTTGCGTTTTCCTATGCAGGCCTGAGTGGTGATGACCCTAACCTGGGTCCAGCCCATGTG GTCACTGTGATTGCTCGCCAGCGTGGAGACCAGTTGGTCCCGTATACCACCAAGTCTGGGGACACCCTGCTCCTCCTGCACCATGGAGATTTCACAGAAGAG gaGGTGTTCCAGAGAGAACATCAAAGTAACAGCATGAAAACCTGGGGCTTTCGAGGCGCTGGCTGGATGGCCATGTTTGTGGGCATCAATCTGATGACTCGGATTCTGTACACCCTGG TGGACTGGTTTCCGTTCTTCCGAGACCTGGTCAACATCGGCCTGAAGGcctttgccttttgtgttgccaCATCCCTGACCTTGCTGACGATTTCCGCCGGCTGGCTCTTTTACCGTCCCCTCTGGGCCCTGGCCATTGGTTTGCTGGCCATCATTCCTATCCTGATTGCTCGGACCCGGGCACCAGCCAAAAAACAGGAGTGA
- the CHCHD4 gene encoding mitochondrial intermembrane space import and assembly protein 40 isoform X2, with protein sequence MGVPGPAFCPGKDRIIFVTKEDHETPSNAELVADDPNDPYEDHGLILPSGDINWNCPCLGGMASGPCGEQFKSAFSCFHYSSEEVKGSDCVDQFRAMQECMQKFPDLYPQEEDEEEKASEATEQAAATTATVAAAATATLTKEKGSS encoded by the exons ATGGGGGTCCCGGGGCCTGCCTTCTGCCCTG GAAAAGACCGGATTATATTTGTgaccaaagaagaccatgaaacgCCAAGTAATGCTGAGCTGGTAGCAGATGACCCCAACGATCCCTATGAAGACCACG GGTTGATACTGCCCAGTGGAGACATCAACTGGAACTGCCCGTGTCTCGGGGGCATGGCCAGCGGCCCCTGTGGAGAACAGTTTAAGTCGGCCTTCTCCTGCTTCCATTACAGCTCCGAGGAGGTCAAAGGCTCAGACTGTGTAGACCAGTTCCGGGCCATGCAAGAATGTATGCAGAAGTTCCCAGACCTCTACCCCCaggaggaggatgaagaagaGAAAGCCAGTGAGGCCACAGAGCAGGCAGCGGCCACCACTGCCACTGTGGCTGCAGCTGCCACAGCAACTCTGACCAAAGAGAAGGGCTCCAGCTAG
- the TMEM43 gene encoding transmembrane protein 43 isoform X1 — protein sequence MLVTVLAQYADTSNRKEHVKITTDHQPGFLERLSETSGGMFVGLMTFLLSFYLIFTNEGRALRTATSLAEGLSLVVPLNSIHSVAPENEGRLVHLVGSLRTSKLLSDPNYGVFIPAVKLKRQVEMYQWVESEESREYMEDGQVKTERRYSYNTEWRSEVVNSRNFDREIGHKNPSAMAVESFTAVAPFVQIGRFFLSAGLIDKIDNFKALSLAHMEDPHVDIIRRGDYFYHSENPKYPEVGDVRVAFSYAGLSGDDPNLGPAHVVTVIARQRGDQLVPYTTKSGDTLLLLHHGDFTEEEVFQREHQSNSMKTWGFRGAGWMAMFVGINLMTRILYTLVDWFPFFRDLVNIGLKAFAFCVATSLTLLTISAGWLFYRPLWALAIGLLAIIPILIARTRAPAKKQE from the exons ATGCTTGTCACAGTGCTGGCACAG tACGCTGATACAAGTAACAGAAAAGAACATGTCAAAATTACAACTGACCACCAGCCAGGTTTTTTGGAGCGTCTCAGTGAAACGTCGGGGGGCATGTTTGTTGGATTGATGAcatttttactttccttctacCTGATCTTTACTAATGAG GGCCGGGCCTTGAGGACGGCAACTTCGCTTGCTGAGGGACTCTCGCTTGTGGTTCCCCTTAACAGCATCCACAGTGTGGCCCCAGAGAATGAGGGCAGACTCGTGCACTTGGTTGGCTCCCTCCGGACATCCAAG CTCTTGTCTGATCCCAATTATGGGGTCTTCATCCCTGCAGTGAAATTGAAGCGACAAGTGGAGATGTACCAATGGGTGGAGTCGGAAGAGTCCAG GGAATACATGGAGGATGGTCAAGTGAAGACCGAGAGGAGATACTCCTATA atACCGAGTGGAGATCAGAAGTTGTGAACAGCAGGAACTTTGACCGAGAGATTGGCCATAAAAATCCCAG tGCCATGGCCGTAGAGTCCTTCACAGCTGTTGCGCCTTTTGTTCAAATTGGCAGGTTCTTCCTTTCTGCAG GTCTTATTGACAAAATTGACAACTTCAAAGCACTGAGCCTGGCCCACATGGAGGACCCCCATGTCGACATCATCCGCCGAGGAGACTATTTCTATCACAGCGAGAACCCCAAGTACCCAGAA GTTGGAGATGTACGGGTTGCGTTTTCCTATGCAGGCCTGAGTGGTGATGACCCTAACCTGGGTCCAGCCCATGTG GTCACTGTGATTGCTCGCCAGCGTGGAGACCAGTTGGTCCCGTATACCACCAAGTCTGGGGACACCCTGCTCCTCCTGCACCATGGAGATTTCACAGAAGAG gaGGTGTTCCAGAGAGAACATCAAAGTAACAGCATGAAAACCTGGGGCTTTCGAGGCGCTGGCTGGATGGCCATGTTTGTGGGCATCAATCTGATGACTCGGATTCTGTACACCCTGG TGGACTGGTTTCCGTTCTTCCGAGACCTGGTCAACATCGGCCTGAAGGcctttgccttttgtgttgccaCATCCCTGACCTTGCTGACGATTTCCGCCGGCTGGCTCTTTTACCGTCCCCTCTGGGCCCTGGCCATTGGTTTGCTGGCCATCATTCCTATCCTGATTGCTCGGACCCGGGCACCAGCCAAAAAACAGGAGTGA
- the CHCHD4 gene encoding mitochondrial intermembrane space import and assembly protein 40 isoform X1, with product MPALWDLPGRGEGPRGAGGSPPKVSPGRGRVCSLGFPRGPVAPLPSPPPKPASPARPVLPPMKGSAAASPRGSGLQHHLVPVLCSLFRKDRIIFVTKEDHETPSNAELVADDPNDPYEDHGLILPSGDINWNCPCLGGMASGPCGEQFKSAFSCFHYSSEEVKGSDCVDQFRAMQECMQKFPDLYPQEEDEEEKASEATEQAAATTATVAAAATATLTKEKGSS from the exons ATGCCCGCGCTGTGGGACCTGCCCGGGCGGGGAGAGGGGCCACGCGGGGCGGGAGGAAGCCCCCCAAAAGTCAGCCCGGGGCGGGGTCGGGTCTGCAGTCTGGGGTTCCCCCGGGGCCCGGTGGCCCcgctgccctcccctcccccaaagccAGCCTCACCCGCACGCCCCGTCCTGCCCCCCATGAAGGGCAGCGCGGCAGCATCTCCCCGGGGCTCTGGCCTCCAACACCACCTCGTGCCTGTGCTTTGCAGCCTTTTCC GAAAAGACCGGATTATATTTGTgaccaaagaagaccatgaaacgCCAAGTAATGCTGAGCTGGTAGCAGATGACCCCAACGATCCCTATGAAGACCACG GGTTGATACTGCCCAGTGGAGACATCAACTGGAACTGCCCGTGTCTCGGGGGCATGGCCAGCGGCCCCTGTGGAGAACAGTTTAAGTCGGCCTTCTCCTGCTTCCATTACAGCTCCGAGGAGGTCAAAGGCTCAGACTGTGTAGACCAGTTCCGGGCCATGCAAGAATGTATGCAGAAGTTCCCAGACCTCTACCCCCaggaggaggatgaagaagaGAAAGCCAGTGAGGCCACAGAGCAGGCAGCGGCCACCACTGCCACTGTGGCTGCAGCTGCCACAGCAACTCTGACCAAAGAGAAGGGCTCCAGCTAG
- the CHCHD4 gene encoding mitochondrial intermembrane space import and assembly protein 40 isoform X3 translates to MSYCRQEGKDRIIFVTKEDHETPSNAELVADDPNDPYEDHGLILPSGDINWNCPCLGGMASGPCGEQFKSAFSCFHYSSEEVKGSDCVDQFRAMQECMQKFPDLYPQEEDEEEKASEATEQAAATTATVAAAATATLTKEKGSS, encoded by the exons ATGTCCTACTGCCGGCAGGAAG GAAAAGACCGGATTATATTTGTgaccaaagaagaccatgaaacgCCAAGTAATGCTGAGCTGGTAGCAGATGACCCCAACGATCCCTATGAAGACCACG GGTTGATACTGCCCAGTGGAGACATCAACTGGAACTGCCCGTGTCTCGGGGGCATGGCCAGCGGCCCCTGTGGAGAACAGTTTAAGTCGGCCTTCTCCTGCTTCCATTACAGCTCCGAGGAGGTCAAAGGCTCAGACTGTGTAGACCAGTTCCGGGCCATGCAAGAATGTATGCAGAAGTTCCCAGACCTCTACCCCCaggaggaggatgaagaagaGAAAGCCAGTGAGGCCACAGAGCAGGCAGCGGCCACCACTGCCACTGTGGCTGCAGCTGCCACAGCAACTCTGACCAAAGAGAAGGGCTCCAGCTAG